One window of the Verrucomicrobiota bacterium genome contains the following:
- a CDS encoding GIY-YIG nuclease family protein, with protein sequence MPSSESDFFYVYILVCEKDPCRHYTGCTTNLAMRLKKHNIGGVPHTSKYRPWKIETVVRFRNKEKAHAFEAYLKSGSGRQFAHISIKTSV encoded by the coding sequence ATGCCATCCTCAGAATCAGATTTTTTCTACGTTTACATACTCGTATGTGAAAAGGATCCCTGTCGGCATTACACAGGTTGCACAACCAATTTGGCTATGCGGCTAAAAAAGCACAACATTGGCGGCGTTCCTCATACTTCAAAATACAGACCATGGAAGATCGAAACAGTAGTTAGGTTTCGAAATAAAGAAAAAGCCCATGCTTTCGAGGCTTATTTAAAATCTGGATCCGGACGGCAGTTTGCTCACATCAGTATAAAGACATCAGTATAA